A segment of the Luteibaculum oceani genome:
TAGTTCGTTTTGCCAACCAAACTTTTGCCCTGAATTATAGCTACCGACCAGGGATGTACAAAGAGGGTAACAGCAGCAAAACAAAAACGGCAAAAAGCGACACCACTATTCTTGGACTTATTGTAGATGGAATAAAACCAGAAATAACGCTGGGGTACAATTATTCCGTTTCGCAAGTTTTCCAGGACGGAGGGTTTAATGCCAACAAAACACCTCATACTATTTCTATTTCTGGGTCTTTCGACTTTTTTGAAAAAGTTAAATTGAGATATACTACGGGTTACGACTTCATTCAAAAGAAAACCTCTTTTACCCAGTTTAACTTATACGTAGATCTTAATTGTTGGGAGTTTAGCGCCAGTTTTGTTCCGTTTGGAAACATAAAGAGTTACTCGGTGGCCTTAAACATGAAGTCCAATTTGCTGAGAGATCTTAAATTAGAGCGCAACCGTACCTTTAACGAGAATACACAATTTTAACATGGCAAAAAAGGCATTTAATAGTCCCAATGCTCCAGCTGCTGTTGGCCCATACAGTCATGCCGCTTGGGCTGGCGACACGCTTTTGATTAGCGGTCAAATTGCATTAGACTTAGAAGGAAATCTTCACACCTCCGACATAAAAACCGAAACCACCCGGGTTTTAGAAAATGTAAAAACCATTATTGAAACTGCAGGTCTTACCATGGATCACATTGTAAAATGCAGCATTTTCCTTTCGGATATGGATAATTTCCAATCGGTAAATGAGGTTTACGCTACCTATTTTGGAGAAAATCCACCTGCCAGAGAATGTGTTGCTGTTAAAACACTACCCAAGCAGGTGAATGTGGAAATATCAGTGATTGCACACCGTTAGTTACTGGTAAACCAAATACTTTTTTTGCGTTGCATAAAGCCCAACGAAAATTGCATTAATAATTAGGGTTGGCCAGAATAAAATAGGTACCATACCTGCAATAAAAATAGGTACCACCACTTGCAAGGTACAGCCAAAGGCATAGAGCAAAAATCCTCTACGGTTTAATCGCCACATATAGGCGGCTCCAAATAAAATTATTGCTCCAAAAATGATGTTATTAAGAGCCAATGGTTTTTGATATGCTATAAGCTTTTCAGCCTGATTAAAATAGCCTTCCATTATGGATGCTGCTGGGCCTTCTTGCTCCTCGATATCTTCGCGAGCCCCATCTAAAACTTCCTCGGCAATTTCCTGTTGTTGCTGGGTATCGCCAAAATAGGTGCTTAAATTACTCGCCACCGTCCACCCCGATGAAATAAAGGTGAGTACACAAAGTATGGTCAGTAATGTTGGACGCTTTGCTTGTTCAGTGAAATCTATTTCTTCCATGCTTATTTCTTATAACTCCATTTATTGTAGGCTTCTCTTTGCGAACGAGAAGGGTGATCCAATCTTTTTACTTTATAATCTTTATAAAACACTCTTTCCGAGGCTTTTAGCTCTATTAGTTTCACAATAGAATTTCTTCTTAATACAAACTGGTACTTATCGTCAACAAAATACTCTAGCCATTTTGGAAAATCATCCTCCGCCTCTATATCATTCACCATTAACAATTGATCTCCAACATATAAGCCCATTGTTTCTGCCGGAGAACCTGGATAAATCGCAATAATATGCCATGGATTTTCCCCCTTACGTTGTACTATTTTCATTCCCAAATGGGCCTCATGAAACTCTTTAGCGGGTTTTGCCTCGTACTCCAATCCTAGATAATCAAAGGCCTCATCAACAATAGCGTGGTAATCGCCCGTGCCATGGATGTAATTTTCAAAAAAGGCTCGAATATCCTCCCCAGCAAAATGCGCAATGGTATCCCAGTATTGCTGCTCCGAAACTCCCAATCCATTTTTGTAAAAGTCCTCATAGAGTTTATGCATCACATCGTGGAAAGACTTTTTCCCATCGTGTTTTTTACGAATAATGGTATCCATACAGAAGGTTAAAAGCGCTCCTTCGTTGTAAATAGAAACCTTTCTATTCGGAATTCCGCGTTCGTATCCATCTAGCCAGGTATCAAAAGAACTCTCAGCTACAGAATGGTTGTAACGTCCAAAATTATTGAAATGTCTATCAAAAAACTTCTCGAATTCCTGGGCTAAATCTTCAAACTCCCAAACACCGGATTGAAACAGAAGTAGATTCCCCATATAGGTGGTTACCCCCTCACATAAATAGCCGAGGTTAGAGTAGCTATCCTCATTATAACGGTAGGGCCATAACTCTATTGGGCGAATGCTTTTTACATTCCACGCATGGTACAGCTCATGGCAAGAAATGGATAAGAATTCGTTGTAATCCTTTCCTAAAATACTGTGCCCAGGCCCCAATGCAATTACCGTACTTTCTTTGTGC
Coding sequences within it:
- a CDS encoding M61 family metallopeptidase, with the protein product MIHYKLSYEIPTRHFIHVDFCMENPKADIQLINLPFWRPGRYERGSFAKNIQEFHVFDENKKHLNFRKVEGHTWEIETQGAKELHISYNYYAADLNAGSTYVDRGILYVNPVNLCLYPVGEEATPCTLELKTEEGLKVLGAMPELKDGKYQFSDFHHIADTPFMCVKKSQTIEVKTDRSTYFLHFWGYFKLDETKISRDFKKFITLNEALFSENPYKDYHFLFIGLPNNFHHGVEHKESTVIALGPGHSILGKDYNEFLSISCHELYHAWNVKSIRPIELWPYRYNEDSYSNLGYLCEGVTTYMGNLLLFQSGVWEFEDLAQEFEKFFDRHFNNFGRYNHSVAESSFDTWLDGYERGIPNRKVSIYNEGALLTFCMDTIIRKKHDGKKSFHDVMHKLYEDFYKNGLGVSEQQYWDTIAHFAGEDIRAFFENYIHGTGDYHAIVDEAFDYLGLEYEAKPAKEFHEAHLGMKIVQRKGENPWHIIAIYPGSPAETMGLYVGDQLLMVNDIEAEDDFPKWLEYFVDDKYQFVLRRNSIVKLIELKASERVFYKDYKVKRLDHPSRSQREAYNKWSYKK
- a CDS encoding Rid family detoxifying hydrolase, yielding MAKKAFNSPNAPAAVGPYSHAAWAGDTLLISGQIALDLEGNLHTSDIKTETTRVLENVKTIIETAGLTMDHIVKCSIFLSDMDNFQSVNEVYATYFGENPPARECVAVKTLPKQVNVEISVIAHR